The proteins below come from a single Chrysoperla carnea chromosome 1, inChrCarn1.1, whole genome shotgun sequence genomic window:
- the LOC123291664 gene encoding solute carrier family 22 member 21-like — MDFDVDDRTTESLLRDELPSHLPRFKSSTINPDVHISFDEILEEIGEFGKFQIINYILICFPVMFASANNFTYLFVARQTEFRCSVPVCDSFESTIYQKEWLPNALPSITKEYYTPAECEMYAPMPNMMDLYNGTCSSNLFNQSILVPCKKWISKYNDEITIVNEWKMFCKDTWKLPFVGTVHFAGIVTGCGIFGFLADRFGRKLIFIFCIIFMSLSGVAQVFCRGYASFIILVFINAVGTAGVYPMAFIMGVESVGKQKRELTGVGLNYFNTLGEIMVGVIAWTFPNWIIIQLVFSGPPIIFIIYWWIIPESIRWLLVTRRTRKAATIIEKVAKINGVTLSETIKMSLRAVEAANKAKSLEHTKNDADHEIWPCVKEILSSCKMVIRFLTVLYIWLSGVFVFYGLSVNSLNMSGHKYLNFILTSAATIPGYTLAWTLIYKIGRKWTVSGTLFGCCFCSLVVIFISKNFNWLRILLYFGAKMFVSSSLMVCWIYTAELLPTVIRSGGVGTASTIARLAAMLAPFVPYIYPSIPYLPMVLFSTVAGLGAILVLVLPETKGIKLPETVEEAKSI; from the exons ATGGATTTCGATGTGGATGATCGAACAACAGAATCATTATTACGCGATG AATTACCAAGTCATCTACCACGTTTTAAATCTTCAACTATCAATCCAGACGTACATATATCATTTGATGAAATATTAGAAGAAATAGGTGaattcggaaaatttcaaataataaattacattttgatatGTTTTCCGGTTATGTTTGCATCAGCTAATAATttcacatatttatttgttgctcGACAAACTGAATTTAG ATGTAGTGTTCCAGTATGCGATAGTTTTGAATCAACCATATACCAAAAAGAGTGGTTACCCAACGCTTTACCATCAATTACGAAAGAATATTATACACCGGCCGAGTGCGAAATGTATGCGCCTATGCCAAATATGATGGATCTTTATAATGGAACATgctcatcaaatttatttaatcaatcaattttagtGCCATGCAAAAAATGGATTAGTAAATACAATGATGAAATTACTATCGTAAATGAG TGGAAAATGTTTTGCAAAGACACCTGGAAATTGCCATTTGTTGGTACTGTGCATTTTGCTGGAATTGTAACTGGTTGTGGAATATTTGGATTTTTAGCTGATAG atttgggagaaaattaatttttatattttgtatcatttttatgaGTTTAAGTGGAGTCGCCCAAGTATTTTGCCGCGGCTAtgcatcatttattattttagtatttatcaACGCCGTGGGAACAGCGGGAGTTTATCCAATGGCATTTATAATGG gTGTGGAATCAGTTGGTAAACAAAAACGCGAATTAACAGGAGTTGGCTTGAACTATTTTAACACATTGGGAGAAATCATGGTTGGCGTTATAGCTTGGACTTTTCCAAACTGGATAATCATACAATTAGTATTTTCAGGACcaccaattatttttattatttattggtg GATTATCCCAGAATCAATTCGGTGGCTTTTGGTAACTCGTCGAACACGTAAAGCTGCAACTATTATTGAAAAAGTCGCTAAGATAAATGGTGTAACTTTGTCTGAAACAATTAAAATGTCATTACGTGCTGTAGAAGCTGCCAATAAAGCTAAATCTTTAGAGCACACAAAGAACGATGCAGATCACGAGATATGGCCATGTGTGAAAGAAATTTTAAGTTCTTGTAAAATGGTTATTCGATTTCTAACTGTTTTATATATATG gctATCAGGcgtatttgtattttatggatTATCTGTCAATTCATTGAATATGAGTGGCCATAAATATTTGAACTTCATATTAACTAGTGCAGCTACTATACCAGGTTACACTCTCGCGTGGACACTTATCTACAAAATTGGACGTAAATGGACTGTGTCAGGAACACTTTTTGGTTGTTGCTTTTGTAGTTTGGTGGttatatttatttccaaaaattttaattggctACGAATTTTGCTATATTTTGGTGCAAAAATGTTTGTAAGTTCTTCATTAATGGTTTGTTGGATTTATACAGCAGAGCTTTTGCCAACAGTAATTCGAAGTGGTGGAGTTGGTACTGCATCAACTATTGCTCGATTAGCAGCTATGCTTGCGCCATTTGTTCCGTATATT tATCCAAGTATTCCATACCTCCCAATGGTATTATTTTCTACAGTAGCAGGTTTAGGTGCAATTTTGGTATTAGTTCTGCCAGAAACTAAAGGAATTAAACTACCAGAAACAGTTGAAGAAGCCAAAAGCATCTGA